A genomic stretch from Aedes albopictus strain Foshan chromosome 2, AalbF5, whole genome shotgun sequence includes:
- the LOC109420661 gene encoding uncharacterized protein LOC109420661: protein MKRLINALSAFLMVILVAAPSLVQAEREDPLQVFPQLKRSRRIVAGFSSFLAAAQSDVILSEESFIQSSISDESSLLRQLTGDDVQANGPQCVGFIRESSNILMNLAGIAYTNCFNDADDQVFIELSKISELQLTREQYEQFNLLGAFRGENIFVDPSRIRDKLLARSQALASIPAVSAETLEALRVAFGEIKTSFQSCMADAQARLADNLKFSARQVRAICAGEASKQI from the exons ATGAAAAGACTAATTAACGCGTTATCGGCGTTTCTGATGGTGATATTGGTGGCTGCTCCCAGT TTGGTGCAAGCCGAACGAGAGGACCCACTGCAGGTTTTCCCGCAACTGAAACGCTCCAGGAGAATCGTAGCCGGATTTTCGAGCTTCCTGGCCGCCGCTCAAAGTGACGTGATTCTCTCCGAGGAAAGTTTCATTCAGTCGTCGATCAGCGATGAGTCTTCCCTTCTGCGACAACTGACCGGTGACGATGTCCAGGCTAATGGACCACAGTGCGTCGGATTCATCCGAGAGAGCAGCAACATTCTGATGAATTTGGCTGGAATCGCGTACACCAACTGTTTCAATGATGCCGATGACCAGGTGTTCATCGAACTGTCCAAAATCTCCGAACTACAGCTGACGCGTGAACAGTACGAACAGTTCAACCTGTTGGGAGCTTTCCGAGGAGAAAATATCTTCGTGGACCCGTCTAGAATTCGCGACAAACTGTTGGCCCGTTCGCAAGCCCTCGCTTCCATTCCTGCTGTATCGGCCGAAACCCTGGAGGCCCTTCGAGTAGCATTTGGTGAAATTAAAACCAGCTTCCAAAGTTGTATGGCAGATGCTCAGGCGAGACTGGCGGATAACTTGAAATTTTCCGCTCGGCAAGTGCGGGCAATTTGTGCCGGTGAAGCATCAAAGCAAATTTGA